The Flavobacterium sp. M31R6 nucleotide sequence AAAGTCGAAATCATCCCTTTTTCAATTGAATTAAAGGAGCCAATCAAAACCTTAAATTTAGAATGGCTTCATAAATATTTTAAGGTTGAACCTAAAGATGAAAAGGTATTATCCGATCCTCAAGGTGAAATAATAGACAAAGGCGGAATGATTTTTTATGCCCGATACAACAATAAAATTGTGGGTACTGTTTCTTTATTAAAAATAGATGATGCCACATTTGAATTAACAAAAATGGCTGTTTCTGATGGAAATCAAGGATTAGGCATTGGTAAAAAACTGATGGAACATTGTTTGAATGAGGCAAAAGAAAAAGGAATTCAAAAATTGATTCTATATTCCAATCGAAAATTACTTCCTGCAATACATTTAT carries:
- a CDS encoding GNAT family N-acetyltransferase, which gives rise to MSLDTNKVEIIPFSIELKEPIKTLNLEWLHKYFKVEPKDEKVLSDPQGEIIDKGGMIFYARYNNKIVGTVSLLKIDDATFELTKMAVSDGNQGLGIGKKLMEHCLNEAKEKGIQKLILYSNRKLLPAIHLYENFGFTEIPVEEGVYERADIKMEKILS